From Garra rufa chromosome 19, GarRuf1.0, whole genome shotgun sequence, the proteins below share one genomic window:
- the LOC141293039 gene encoding zinc finger and BTB domain-containing protein 7A-like has protein sequence MSSGAGGRGRREARACGGAGEVEEGPVGIPFPEHSADLLGSLNRQRLSGLLCDVLLVAQEREFPAHRSVLASCSTYFHKLFTSGLAADRQKVYALDFVRPEALAALLDFAYTATLTVSRNSVVDILSAARVLEISPVQDVCTHLLDTKVLSPPAGSEQEEDQEEEERGKNGKEQGIRLRAREYLEFFQRGAHWGSSCSTPELRDLPAHLHFSQRNGADSNGTPIGPADYYSSLAQALSQPPRDPEDENVDEECQDGPSVLARGKGAEAMMSLYAPTQNGHYYLHQAEPKSEREVEGTGEREHEQGPASALLQQMMDSLERKREQATAGGGAEEDGPEGEEPDVEFYLKYFNSVQNEEVASAPMSPSLLPLWSLRGNGGGNQATGGGNNSERKMRSKAFQKCPICSKVIQGAGKLPRHIRTHTGEKPYECAICKVRFTRQDKLKVHMRKHTGEKPYLCTQCGAAFAHNYDLKNHMRVHTGLRPYQCSSCFKTFVRSDHLHRHLKKDGCNGIPSRRGRKPRIRDSELLEGPMELHGPEADIERGRQLSDRGTGTAVMEENHGSHTHSPAADGEGSEELTSGQRNFVTT, from the exons ATGTCGTCGGGAGCAGGTGGGCGGGGAAGACGTGAGGCAAGGGCCTGTGGGGGTGCAGGCGAGGTAGAGGAAGGACCAGTGGGCATCCCCTTCCCTGAGCACAGCGCTGACCTGCTGGGCAGTCTCAACCGGCAACGGCTAAGTGGACTGCTGTGCGATGTGCTACTAGTGGCTCAAGAGAGAGAATTCCCTGCCCACCGCTCCGTGTTGGCCTCCTGCAGCACCTACTTCCACAAGCTTTTCACCTCGGGCCTGGCTGCTGACCGCCAGAAAGTCTATGCGCTGGACTTTGTGCGGCCTGAGGCGCTGGCCGCCCTCTTGGACTTTGCCTACACGGCCACACTCACAGTCAGCCGCAACAGTGTGGTTGACATTTTAAGCGCCGCCCGTGTGCTGGAGATCTCACCCGTCCAAGACGTCTGCACACACCTGCTGGACACCAAAGTGCTCTCCCCGCCG GCGGGCAGTGAGCAAGAAGAAGACCAGGAAGAGGAGGAGCGAGGAAAGAATGGAAAAGAGCAGGGCATCCGGCTGCGTGCCCGTGAGTACTTGGAGTTCTTCCAGAGGGGGGCGCATTGGGGTAGCAGCTGCAGCACGCCAGAGCTCAGGGACCTGCCCGCACACCTGCACTTTAGCCAACGCAATGGCGCTGACAGCAATGGCACGCCCATCGGCCCTGCTGACTACTACTCCTCCCTGGCCCAAGCCCTATCGCAGCCGCCTCGTGACCCTGAAGATGAGAACGTGGATGAGGAGTGCCAGGATGGACCTTCAGTTCTAGCTCGAGGGAAAGGTGCAGAGGCTATGATGTCCCTTTATGCTCCCACTCAGAATGGACATTACTACCTCCATCAAGCAGAGCCCAAATCAGAGAGAGAGGTGGAGGGGACAGGTGAGCGGGAGCACGAACAAGGCCCAGCCAGTGCTTTGCTACAACAGATGATGGACTCCTTGGAGCGGAAAAGGGAACAGGCCACGGCAGGTGGTGGGGCTGAGGAGGACGGGCCGGAGGGCGAAGAGCCAGATGTGGAGTTTTACTTGAAGTACTTTAATAGTGTGCAGAATGAGGAAGTCGCCAGTGCCCCGATGTCTCCAAGTTTGCTACCACTGTGGTCACTAAGGGGCAACGGAGGTGGAAACCAAGCGACTGGAGGGGGTAACAATAGTGAGAGGAAGATGCGCTCTAAGGCCTTCCAGAAGTGCCCTATCTGCTCCAAGGTCATCCAAGGTGCAGGCAAGCTTCCACGCCACATCCGTACACACACAGGAGAAAAGCCCTACGAATGCGCCATCTGCAAAGTGCGATTCACCAG gcaggACAAGCTAAAGGTTCACATGCGCAAGCATACGGGAGAAAAGCCTTACCTGTGTACTCAGTGTGGCGCCGCCTTTGCCCACAACTACGACCTGAAGAATCACATGCGCGTGCACACAGGCTTGCGGCCCTACCAGTGCTCCAGCTGTTTTAAAACCTTTGTACGCTCGGACCACCTCCACCGCCATCTCAAGAAAGACGGCTGCAACGGCATCCCTTCCCGTCGAGGCCGCAAGCCACGCATACGAGATTCTGAGCTCCTGGAAGGTCCTATGGAACTTCACGGCCCAGAAGCAGACATCGAGAGAGGTCGGCAGCTTTCGGACAGGGGCACCGGAACAGCAGTCATGGAGGAAAATCACGGTAGTCACACGCACAGTCCGGCTGCCGATGGGGAAGGTAGTGAAGAGTTGACCTCTGGACAAAGGAACTTCGTGACAACATGA